The genomic DNA CTTCCACCAATCCGCGTTTTCCGGCTCCTCGCGAATGAATTCGTAAAGCATGCCAATGGCATCTTCCGGCTGCTCCAGAGCGATGTAGCACTGGAGCTTGCCCATTTTCCAGTCGCGGCTCTTAGGTTCGAGCATGATGGCGTTGCGATAGGCGTCGAGCGCCGTTTCCGGCTTGTCGAGATTGATGTAGCAGTATCCAATCAACCCATACATGGAACTGTCTCCGGTCTGGATCGAGAGCGCCTTCTGCAGGTACTTCAGTCCGTTCGCGTAATCGCCGGCGCCCACGTAGGCGCGTCCGGCGTTGTAGTAGGCCCGATAGTAGTTGGGAAACTTCTTGATCGCGGCCTCGTAGGCGGCAATCGCCTCATCCAGCTCGTTCTCCTGATAGAGCAGGTTTCCGAGAATGAAGTCGAAGGCGGCGCTGCTCTCCGAGGTGATGGCCACGTCGAGACGAGCGATGGCGGCGGAGGGATCGCTTTCGATCAACGGAACGATCTCGTCGAAAAGGCCCTTCTCCTCCGCGGTGATGTTCGGGTTGATGTCCGACTCGGCGATGTAGCTCTGGATGAACCGAGCGCGGAATTCGGGATTGTCGAAGGTTTGCTCCTTGAGCTCGTAGACCTGAGCGGAGGAAAGGGCGCAAACGCAGAAAGCTGCAGAAGATAGTAGAGTAGACGTTAGATGCTTCATGACTTAACTTCCCCATTCGACGGGGACCTTGAAATAGATTTTAGCCGAGACCGGCTTACCGGCTACGGTGGGTTGCGTGTATTGGAGGGATTCGAAATAGGACCGGAACATGCGTTCGAAATCATCGTCGATGACTTCATGTATCCGCGTGATGGTGACTGATCCATCGGGATTGATCACGCCTTCCATATTGATCAGGCCGGTCTTCTTTTCGCGCTTCATGCGCGGCGTCCAAGGGATGGGCAGCTTGCGCTTCATGCGCGGGGCCTCGTCGAGATCGCTGATCTCGAACAAGCTGATCTGCTCCATGGTATCGGAGGCGCTCACGCCGACTTCGCCCAACGAGAATCCGCCCGCCAAGGCGTTTCCGACTCCCGGATTCAGGGCCATGTTCAGCTGCGACAGCGACAGCTGCGGCGGAGGCGAATCCATCTCGGGCGGCGGCTCGCTCTCGGGCGGCGGCTCCGGTGGCGGCGGCTCCGGCGGGGTGAATTGAGGAGGCGGAACCGTCACTTCGAACTCCCGCACCTCCATGTTTGGCTTCTTCAATCCGGCGAGGTACTGGGTGAACGGCAGCATGCCGAACATCACCAGGACCGCTAGCGCCGCGAGGCTGCCGGATCCCACCGGCAGCTTCTTCATGCTCGGACCCTTGTATATCTTGTATTTTGCTCCCATAGGACTTTCGAGCTTAGCCTTCAGTCGCTAGGTTGACAGTGTTGGCTCCCGCCAACTTGCATTCATCGTGCACGCGGGTGTACAAATCGATGGATACGCTCTTATCGGCCTGGATGATGACCGGCATCTGCTCTTTGGAAACGAGCTGACGCACAACCGAGCGCACTCCCGATATGCCAACTTCCTTGCCGCCGTAGACGACCTTCCCCTTGTCCGTAATGGCAATCAGGATACTGTTTTTCTCCAAATCGGCTGCCGATGCGGCTTGTGGCTTGTTCACCTCGACTCCGGTTTCCTCCACGAACACCGTGGTGACGATGAAGAAGATGAGGAGGATAAAAACCATGTCGATCAGCGGAGAGATGTTGATCTCGTCGCTTTCGGCTTCGCCTTCCAATATTGAACGTCTCGCTTTCATGTGACTGCCTAACGGCCGCTTTCTACTTTTTCTAGTTTGAGAATGGTCAGGATCTCCATGCGGGTGAAAAACTGGTCCAGCTCGCCCATTTGTCTCCGTACCACGGAGATCAATACATAGGCTGGAATCGCTAGCACCAGACCAGTCTGCGTGGTGATCAGAGCTTCGGAGATGCCCCCGGCTACCAGATCGATGGTGTTGCCACCGCTGCTAACCGAAAGTCCGAAAAATGTGCCCAACATACCGATCACAGTGCCGAGCAATCCCGTGAGGGGAGCCGCTCCGACCAATACGTTGCAAAAATGGATACGTCGCTCGAGCGTCGGCAAGTGAGCTGATCTCAGCTCCTCGAAGCGCGCCCGCGCCCCATTGGAATCGTTTACCCCGTTCTGGGTGAAGTCGATCATCTCGCCCACCTCTCCGTCTGCGTCCTTCGGCATGTCGATCCAGTGGCCTAGCTGGTTGGGATCGATACGGTAGAAGCTATTCTTCCTCATGTGAAGGTAGAGCTCGAAGATGGCGAAATAGATCACGCCTCCCAGCAGAGCGAGCGGGATCATCAGCGAGCCGCCGGCGCGCCAAAGCTCCCAAGTTTCTGCAAGCATCTCGCTCATGCCTTAACCGATGGTTTTGATTCCGTTGATGAAGCTGATGGACATCTTCTCCATGCGAGCCAGATAGCCCTTGGCCTTGCGCGAGAGAATCGCGTAGAGCAGGAGGCTCGGGATCGCTACGATCAGACCGAATTCGGTGGTGATGAGCGCTTCGGAGATACCTCCGGAGAGCGACTTGGCATCACCTGTACCGAATATCTTGATACGATTGAACGTGTTGATCATACCGGTCACGGTACCCAGCAACCCGAGCAAAGGAGCCACGGCTGCAGTCACGGAGATAAACGGCAGCAGGCGCATGACCTTAGGCTGCGTTTCGACCATCGATTCGTAGAGGATCTCTTCCACCAGCTCCGGATCGTGATCGCTGTAGCGAACGCCCTGCTGAATCATTCGGCCCATCGGACCATGGGCGGAATTCGCCAGGTGAATGGCTTCGTCCTTCTTCTTCTCCGCAAGCTTGGATAGCACCTCGGCCAAGATGCCTTCCTTGGGCTTGGGCAGGGTGATCAGCTCGAAGGCCTTGAAAGCGGCCACCGCGAGCGAGACGAAAGCGAAGCCGAGAATGGGAAAGATCCAGATGCCGCCCTTTTGAATGTGCTCCAGCAAGGTCTCCTTGGTCGCAGCGATGGCCATGGCGTTGTTCAGCGTGGCATCCAAAGGCAATACGCCCTCCCCACCCTTCGCTACGGCTACGATGCCCGAATCGAAAGCTCCATCGGCGATCGGCAGCACGATCGGATCGATCGACGATCCCTGCTGCACCAGTCCGGCCTTGCCCGACTGGCTGGCGAAATAGGTCACCGGACCGAAGCGGATGTAGGTGCCCTCTTCGAGCAGGCCGCCTTCGGTGATAGCCTTTCCAGTGTAAAGAGCGCCGCCCGAAAGGGCTTCCATGCGATCCAGGCCGGCTGTGACAACCGCCTTCTGCGGGCCAAGCTTTTCCAGAGGCGTCATGTATGGATCTTCGGCCGCCTGCTCGGAAGCGGAGATTTCGTCCTCGTAGAAGGCGAATTCCGAGGGGTCCAGCTGGGCTCCCAATCCCCGCCCGAACTCGGCGCTCAGGCTGATCAAGTAGTCCACCATCTCCTGCTGCTGCGAGAGCGTGTTCTCGTAGCTGGAGAGATCGGCGCTTTGGTTGTCGCTCACCCGCTGGGCGCGGTCCGCTTCGCGGCGCAGCTCCTGCAGATCGGAAAACAGCTTGTCGCGCTCCGTGCTGAGAGGGATCTTCTCCTTGCCAATGGTTTCGCGAACGTCCGACAAGCGAGCCAACGCTCCCTCGAGTTTCTTTTCGGCATCGGCAGCGGCCTTATCCAAGGCGGTCTGCGCAGAGAGCGGAAGCGTCGCGAAACAGGCTGCGGCGCATATCAATGAGAATGTCTTCATGCTAGTGTGTCGTCGAATGGATTAGGGTGTAACAATCTTGGTAGGGAGCCCCACGAAACTCGCGTCGGTACTGCGATCGTAGACCGCGACCAACTGAGCTACATCCTCGGAGAGGGACGGATCTGAAACCCAGTCCCATCCCGAACCAGTTGGGTATCCGTATCCTGCATACTCACCGGTTCCGTCGATGAAGTAGGCATAGCTAAATCCATAGTAGAGCGTCGTCACCTCGCGCGACTCGCCGTCGACGTCCTGCACCGCGGTGTCCTTGGTGATGGCGGACTGGAACTTGTCGAACTGGGACAGGATCGCCACCACGTTCTGCAGGCGAATGGTCAGGGGAGCATCCTCCGCCTTTTCTTCTTCCGGAATACGATCCAGGAAGGTATCCACCGTATCCAAAAACGCCACGGGCCAGCCTTCGGCCATCTTCTTCACGCGGGTTTCGTATTCTAAAACGGCGGCTTTCATTTCGGCGGTGACGGCGTCGAGGACTTCCTTCTTCTCGTCAAGCTCAGCACGTTTCTTCTCGCCAGCCGAAGCGTTTTCCTTCGCCGAAGCGATCGCTTCCTCGAGGCGACCAATCTCGCCTTTCATAAATTCAATTGAATTCTGAAGCACTTCCTTCTGAGCGATCCATTCGCTCTTGTCTTCAGAGATTTGCTTTTCGACCGAGATCCACTCGCTCAATGCGTTCTGCGTCTGCTTCACAGTGTCCGCGCTTAGCGAATACACGGCGGCAGGAAAGATAGCTGCAAAGAGGGCGGCTTTCAGGTGTTGTTTTCCGGAGGGAGATTTCATATCGAGCGGGTTTCGATCTAGTTACTTAGATAAATCTGATCTGATAAACCGCGGCGGAGCTACCCGACTCCGCCGCGGGTCTTAATTCTATATCAACCTAAACGGCCCGCTTGAGCAGGCCGAGCAGAGCAAGCTTCCCTTAGAAGGTCGTCTCGAGCTTCAGCACGAAGTTGCGTCCACGATCAGCCAGCACCTGACCGTCCTCGTCGTTGTAGGAACGAGCGTACCAGAAGTACTGGTCGAACAGGTTGCTGACGTTGAGAGACACCTGCCAACCTTCGAGCGGCGTGTCGGACTTGCCCGAATACGCGATCCCCGCGTCGAAGACCGTGTAGGAATCGACGGGCTGGGTGTTGAAGGTGTTCACGTAGACATCGTCGAAGTACTTTCCGCCGAAGTTGTAGCGGAATTGCCCCTTGCGGTAGATCACGTCGAAGTTCGCGGTGAGAAACGGCGTGTTGCCGAGGTCATTGCCACCGATGTCCTGGAACAGCAGATACGCGTCGTCCGGTCCGGTGGACTGCGGATTCGGCTCGGTGCGGTAGCTGCCTGGGATGTTCATTTCCTCATCGGTGAACCCGTCGAAGAGGTCTTCCTGAAAGGTTGTTTCCTGCAGAGCGATAGAACCCGAGATTCTCAAGCCTTCGATGCCCGTGTTGAAGTCGCCGGATGCCTCGACGCCCCATGAGTCAACACCGCCTACGTTAAGATAACGGCTGTTACCAGCAGCTCCAGCATTGGCCGAGTCGATCGGCACAGCGGAAGCGAGGATACGATCGGTGTATTCGATCTTGTAAGCCTGCAGCGTGTAGTTGCCACCCCAGATGTTGCCACGAACACCGATGTCGAAGTTGTCGGAGTACTCGGGAGCCAAAATGTCCGGATCGAATGTGTCGCCAGCCGTAGTGATGGTACCGGAGTTCGGAGTCGCCATGTTCTCGGAATAGTTGAAGAACAGCTCAGTATTGTCGTTCAGCGTGTAGAGGAGGCCGAACTGCGGCAGGAAGTAGTCGTCGTAGGTGGTGGAGCGCTGCGTCTCCTCATTGATCAGCCACTCGGAGATACTCAGGAAGCCGCGAGCGTCGCGATCGAGCTTGATGCCCTTGACGCCGGCGATGAT from Pelagicoccus sp. SDUM812003 includes the following:
- a CDS encoding MotA/TolQ/ExbB proton channel family protein, with the protein product MSEMLAETWELWRAGGSLMIPLALLGGVIYFAIFELYLHMRKNSFYRIDPNQLGHWIDMPKDADGEVGEMIDFTQNGVNDSNGARARFEELRSAHLPTLERRIHFCNVLVGAAPLTGLLGTVIGMLGTFFGLSVSSGGNTIDLVAGGISEALITTQTGLVLAIPAYVLISVVRRQMGELDQFFTRMEILTILKLEKVESGR
- a CDS encoding MotA/TolQ/ExbB proton channel family protein — protein: MKTFSLICAAACFATLPLSAQTALDKAAADAEKKLEGALARLSDVRETIGKEKIPLSTERDKLFSDLQELRREADRAQRVSDNQSADLSSYENTLSQQQEMVDYLISLSAEFGRGLGAQLDPSEFAFYEDEISASEQAAEDPYMTPLEKLGPQKAVVTAGLDRMEALSGGALYTGKAITEGGLLEEGTYIRFGPVTYFASQSGKAGLVQQGSSIDPIVLPIADGAFDSGIVAVAKGGEGVLPLDATLNNAMAIAATKETLLEHIQKGGIWIFPILGFAFVSLAVAAFKAFELITLPKPKEGILAEVLSKLAEKKKDEAIHLANSAHGPMGRMIQQGVRYSDHDPELVEEILYESMVETQPKVMRLLPFISVTAAVAPLLGLLGTVTGMINTFNRIKIFGTGDAKSLSGGISEALITTEFGLIVAIPSLLLYAILSRKAKGYLARMEKMSISFINGIKTIG
- a CDS encoding tetratricopeptide repeat protein, encoding MKHLTSTLLSSAAFCVCALSSAQVYELKEQTFDNPEFRARFIQSYIAESDINPNITAEEKGLFDEIVPLIESDPSAAIARLDVAITSESSAAFDFILGNLLYQENELDEAIAAYEAAIKKFPNYYRAYYNAGRAYVGAGDYANGLKYLQKALSIQTGDSSMYGLIGYCYINLDKPETALDAYRNAIMLEPKSRDWKMGKLQCYIALEQPEDAIGMLYEFIREEPENADWWKLQANQFIAVGSTEKAAANLTVVKDLGKADGAALALHGDLMVNEGLVEEALDSYLKAMDEGGARPYRMLEVANSLIFMGELDAAKSLIAKLESAPSMELSDKQDTDLLNLKARLAMESDDVDGAAGFLAEVVDKDPLNGEALLTLSELEKGRGNFAKAEYYAENASKIDAYAHKALLSLAQLNVTKRDYGSAAKYLRQAQQIDPRDYVADYLLRVEQAALRM
- a CDS encoding DUF3450 family protein, whose amino-acid sequence is MKSPSGKQHLKAALFAAIFPAAVYSLSADTVKQTQNALSEWISVEKQISEDKSEWIAQKEVLQNSIEFMKGEIGRLEEAIASAKENASAGEKKRAELDEKKEVLDAVTAEMKAAVLEYETRVKKMAEGWPVAFLDTVDTFLDRIPEEEKAEDAPLTIRLQNVVAILSQFDKFQSAITKDTAVQDVDGESREVTTLYYGFSYAYFIDGTGEYAGYGYPTGSGWDWVSDPSLSEDVAQLVAVYDRSTDASFVGLPTKIVTP
- a CDS encoding biopolymer transporter ExbD translates to MKARRSILEGEAESDEINISPLIDMVFILLIFFIVTTVFVEETGVEVNKPQAASAADLEKNSILIAITDKGKVVYGGKEVGISGVRSVVRQLVSKEQMPVIIQADKSVSIDLYTRVHDECKLAGANTVNLATEG